The Myxococcaceae bacterium JPH2 genome has a window encoding:
- the hemW gene encoding radical SAM family heme chaperone HemW — protein MPFSSPIDPLTGMAAARFGLYLHFPYCLAKCPYCDFAVAVAKQVPEERYATAVLAELDARLAAQPDLRTRPLDSVFLGGGTPSLWHPRYVARVLDGLAARLSLSPGAEVSLEGNPERADAERFAGFRSAGVNRLTLGVQSFQPQTLKALGRAHDAAMVEAAVDAARRADFPVVALDFIYGVHGQTREQVEADALRAVALNPEHLSTYALTVEREVLAEDTPLAKQLARGELHLPEDDEVVAMARTLREVYGAHGLNRYEVSNHARPGLSSRHNALYWTGGEYLALGVGATGMLLSPEPHRYVNQRSPEVYLRAVEEGRLPEASRESLGPEELFAERLSMGLRLVSGVDWEAVCARYSQPVESRREEVARLVEHGFAKLREGRLALTDRGLDVHSAVCARLL, from the coding sequence ATGCCTTTCTCGTCCCCCATCGACCCGCTGACGGGCATGGCCGCCGCGCGCTTCGGGCTGTACCTGCACTTTCCCTACTGCCTGGCCAAGTGCCCGTACTGCGACTTCGCGGTGGCGGTGGCCAAGCAGGTTCCCGAGGAGCGCTACGCGACGGCCGTGCTCGCGGAGCTGGATGCGCGGCTGGCGGCCCAGCCCGACCTGCGCACACGCCCGCTCGACTCCGTCTTCCTCGGCGGAGGCACGCCGTCGCTGTGGCATCCCCGCTATGTGGCTCGAGTGCTGGATGGCCTCGCGGCGCGCCTGTCCCTATCTCCCGGCGCGGAGGTGTCGCTGGAGGGCAACCCAGAGCGCGCGGATGCCGAGCGCTTCGCGGGCTTCCGGTCCGCCGGCGTCAATCGACTGACGTTGGGCGTCCAGTCCTTCCAACCCCAGACACTCAAGGCCCTGGGGCGCGCGCATGACGCGGCCATGGTGGAAGCTGCGGTGGACGCGGCCCGGCGCGCGGACTTCCCGGTGGTCGCCCTGGACTTCATCTACGGCGTGCACGGACAGACGCGCGAGCAGGTGGAGGCGGACGCCCTGCGCGCGGTCGCGCTCAATCCCGAGCACCTGTCTACCTACGCGCTGACGGTGGAGCGCGAGGTGCTCGCGGAGGACACGCCGCTGGCGAAGCAGCTCGCGCGCGGCGAACTCCATCTCCCCGAGGACGACGAGGTCGTGGCCATGGCGCGCACGCTGCGCGAGGTCTACGGCGCGCACGGCCTGAATCGCTACGAGGTCTCCAACCACGCGAGGCCAGGACTCAGCTCGCGGCACAACGCGCTTTACTGGACGGGCGGCGAGTACCTCGCGCTGGGCGTGGGCGCCACGGGAATGCTGCTGTCCCCCGAGCCGCACCGGTACGTGAATCAGCGCAGCCCAGAGGTCTATCTCCGCGCGGTGGAAGAGGGCCGTTTGCCCGAAGCGAGCCGCGAGTCCCTGGGGCCCGAGGAACTCTTCGCGGAGCGACTGTCCATGGGGTTGCGGCTGGTGTCAGGGGTGGACTGGGAGGCCGTGTGTGCGCGATACAGCCAACCCGTGGAGTCGCGGCGGGAAGAGGTAGCCCGGTTGGTTGAGCATGGATTCGCGAAGCTCCGAGAGGGGCGACTGGCCTTGACGGACCGAGGCCTGGATGTACACAGCGCCGTTTGCGCCCGGCTGCTCTAG
- a CDS encoding insulinase family protein → MAIRYALPNGLTVVFEEQHAAKVAAFQVWVKAGSADERPDQAGLAHLHEHMLFKGTERRGPGEIARDVEAHGGEINAWTSFDQTVYHIVIASQFARTGLDILGDAVRRSSFDAEELSREIEVVCEEIKRSLDTPTRRASRDLFSTVFQQHPYRLPVIGTEQSVRSFTRDKVLEFYRRHYTPKNLVLSVCGDLTEAELREWVDDIFGGDWGRPYEGPVARAEEPAQTGRRISLREDPVKEAHLHLAFRIPQSEHPDVPALDVLAMIAGQGDASWLVREVKRRQNLVNDVHAYAYTPKNPGFFAASLQFPAQHAARALEETARVLSTLRTTRVSEEELATAKALVEAEAVYQRETVQGTARKMGSYQTSPGGLEAEARYHEDIRRLTPENLRDVAERYLRLEHAIVTGLMPPDTGFTEAHVNEALDRAASGAPLTPPARRSRPAASGPSSLPGVSRTGSASAVVEERLPSGARIVVRVEPAVPLFALRAALPGGLRYETATDNGISALLARSITRGTPTHSAEDIAQLVDAYAGTLSGQSGRNSVGLRGDFLSRHFEAGFRLFADCLTNPSFSEEEVARERTLLLQDILTREDKPSGVALDLFSRTLFHAHPYRLPTTGEQAAVEKLTPESLRAWHAAHLDPSQLTLSVVGDVKVDAVLALANEYFGKSRGRAAPPPVIPLEAPPSAARQEKKLLARAQSHLVLGFQAARMNDPWRFPLEVLSTVLSGQGGRLFVELRDKRSMAYSVSSFSVEGVDPGYFAVYMGTSPEKVDAALAGIRAELERVRDEPIPDAELLRAKRNLIGAHEIGLQRNGARAALLALDTCYGLNQENFLHYAERVAAVTPEEVRDVARKVIDFDRSALAIVGP, encoded by the coding sequence ATGGCCATCCGCTACGCCCTGCCCAACGGGCTCACCGTCGTCTTCGAAGAGCAGCACGCCGCCAAGGTCGCGGCCTTCCAGGTCTGGGTCAAGGCCGGCAGCGCGGATGAGCGACCCGACCAGGCCGGACTCGCCCACCTCCATGAGCACATGCTCTTCAAGGGCACCGAGCGCCGGGGACCCGGTGAGATTGCCCGCGACGTGGAGGCCCATGGCGGGGAGATCAACGCCTGGACGTCCTTTGACCAGACGGTCTACCACATCGTCATCGCCAGCCAGTTCGCGCGCACGGGCCTGGACATCCTCGGGGACGCGGTGCGCCGCTCGTCGTTCGATGCCGAGGAGCTGTCGCGCGAAATCGAGGTGGTGTGCGAGGAGATCAAGCGCAGCCTCGACACGCCCACGCGGCGCGCCTCGCGCGACCTGTTCTCCACCGTCTTCCAGCAGCACCCGTACCGGCTGCCCGTCATCGGCACCGAGCAGAGCGTGCGCAGCTTCACGCGCGACAAGGTGCTGGAGTTCTACCGGCGCCACTACACGCCCAAGAACCTGGTGCTCTCGGTCTGCGGAGACCTGACCGAGGCCGAGCTGCGCGAGTGGGTCGACGACATCTTCGGCGGGGACTGGGGCCGTCCCTACGAGGGTCCCGTCGCGCGCGCGGAGGAGCCCGCCCAGACGGGCCGGCGCATCTCCCTGCGCGAGGATCCGGTGAAGGAAGCCCACCTGCACCTGGCCTTCCGCATCCCTCAGTCGGAGCACCCGGACGTGCCCGCGCTGGACGTGCTGGCGATGATCGCCGGCCAGGGCGACGCCTCGTGGCTGGTGCGCGAGGTGAAGCGCCGGCAGAACCTGGTGAACGACGTGCACGCGTACGCGTACACGCCCAAGAACCCCGGGTTCTTCGCCGCCTCGCTGCAGTTCCCCGCGCAGCATGCCGCGCGCGCCCTGGAGGAGACGGCGCGCGTGCTGTCCACGCTGCGCACCACGCGAGTTTCCGAGGAGGAGCTGGCCACCGCCAAGGCGCTGGTGGAGGCCGAGGCCGTCTACCAGCGGGAGACGGTGCAGGGCACGGCGCGCAAGATGGGCTCGTACCAGACGAGCCCCGGCGGGCTGGAGGCCGAGGCCCGCTATCACGAGGACATCCGCCGCCTCACGCCCGAGAACCTGCGCGACGTGGCCGAGCGCTACCTGCGCCTGGAGCATGCGATCGTCACCGGGCTGATGCCGCCGGACACGGGCTTCACCGAGGCCCACGTGAACGAAGCGCTGGACCGAGCCGCGAGCGGCGCTCCGCTCACGCCTCCCGCGCGGCGGTCTCGGCCTGCTGCCTCGGGGCCGTCATCCCTGCCCGGCGTGTCTCGGACGGGCAGCGCGTCCGCTGTGGTGGAGGAGCGCCTGCCCTCGGGCGCCCGCATCGTCGTGCGCGTGGAGCCCGCGGTGCCGCTGTTCGCCCTTCGCGCGGCGCTGCCCGGTGGCCTGCGCTACGAGACCGCCACGGACAACGGCATCTCCGCATTGCTCGCACGCAGCATCACGCGCGGAACACCCACGCACAGCGCCGAGGATATCGCGCAGCTTGTGGACGCCTACGCGGGCACGCTCAGCGGGCAGAGCGGCCGCAACTCCGTGGGCCTGCGCGGCGACTTCCTCTCGCGTCACTTCGAGGCGGGCTTCCGCCTGTTCGCGGACTGTCTGACGAATCCGTCGTTCTCCGAGGAGGAGGTCGCGCGAGAGCGCACCCTGCTCCTGCAGGACATCCTCACGCGCGAGGACAAGCCGTCCGGCGTGGCGCTCGACCTCTTCTCGCGGACGCTCTTCCACGCGCATCCGTATCGCTTGCCCACCACGGGTGAGCAGGCGGCGGTGGAGAAGCTCACGCCCGAGTCCCTCCGCGCGTGGCACGCGGCCCACCTGGACCCTTCACAGCTCACGCTGAGCGTGGTGGGTGACGTGAAGGTGGACGCGGTGCTCGCCCTGGCCAATGAGTACTTCGGCAAGTCGCGAGGCCGCGCCGCGCCGCCGCCCGTGATTCCCCTGGAGGCCCCGCCGAGCGCGGCCCGTCAGGAGAAGAAGCTCCTGGCGCGCGCGCAGTCCCACCTGGTGCTCGGGTTCCAGGCGGCGCGCATGAACGACCCGTGGCGATTCCCCCTGGAGGTGCTCTCCACCGTGCTGTCCGGTCAGGGCGGGCGGCTCTTCGTCGAGCTGCGCGACAAGCGGTCCATGGCCTACAGCGTGAGCAGCTTCTCCGTCGAGGGCGTCGACCCTGGCTACTTCGCCGTCTACATGGGCACCAGCCCGGAGAAGGTGGACGCGGCGCTGGCTGGCATCCGCGCGGAGTTGGAGCGCGTGCGTGACGAGCCCATCCCCGACGCGGAGCTGCTGCGCGCCAAGCGCAACCTCATCGGCGCGCATGAGATTGGGCTCCAGCGCAATGGCGCCCGCGCCGCGTTGCTCGCGCTCGATACCTGCTACGGCCTCAACCAGGAGAACTTCCTCCACTACGCCGAGCGCGTGGCGGCGGTGACTCCCGAAGAGGTGCGCGACGTGGCGCGGAAGGTCATCGACTTCGACCGGTCCGCGCTCGCCATCGTCGGGCCCTGA
- a CDS encoding pilus assembly protein: MKARNREDGQAAVETAIVLPLFVFLILGTLQLGLMHQARLMTKYAAYKAVRAGSIHSANVGQMEKAALGVLLPMVSKPSGGAEYIKTVTSGSEFAAKFAWPEVMANKMMDSALKYAEVTICGPLRNEVGGGSGEFDFDNPKNSASDDWAQGQRTKLRVQVTFNYRMPIPFADMVIYQIVRARELPPVLRLGKTPQNERKFRKNDGQYEAAAAQRHYVLPIRATYTMRMQSNFFLSQNPLPQRNECVFTWQ; encoded by the coding sequence ATGAAGGCGCGAAATCGTGAGGATGGGCAGGCCGCCGTCGAGACGGCTATCGTCCTGCCTCTCTTTGTATTCCTGATCCTCGGGACTCTCCAGCTTGGACTGATGCATCAGGCTCGGCTGATGACGAAGTACGCGGCCTACAAGGCCGTGCGAGCGGGCTCCATCCACAGCGCCAACGTCGGGCAGATGGAAAAGGCCGCACTCGGAGTCCTGCTCCCCATGGTGAGCAAGCCCTCGGGCGGCGCCGAGTACATCAAGACCGTGACCAGCGGGTCGGAGTTCGCGGCCAAGTTCGCCTGGCCCGAAGTCATGGCCAACAAGATGATGGACAGTGCCCTGAAGTACGCGGAGGTGACCATCTGTGGTCCCCTGCGCAACGAGGTGGGTGGCGGGAGCGGGGAATTCGATTTCGACAACCCCAAGAACTCCGCGAGCGATGACTGGGCCCAGGGCCAGCGCACCAAGCTGCGCGTGCAGGTCACGTTCAACTATCGGATGCCCATCCCCTTCGCGGACATGGTGATCTACCAAATCGTCCGAGCCCGGGAGCTGCCGCCCGTGCTCCGTTTGGGAAAGACGCCTCAGAATGAGCGCAAGTTCCGCAAGAACGATGGCCAGTACGAGGCCGCGGCCGCGCAGCGCCACTACGTCCTTCCCATCCGCGCGACCTACACGATGCGGATGCAGTCCAACTTCTTCCTCTCCCAAAACCCCCTGCCCCAGAGAAACGAATGCGTCTTCACCTGGCAATGA
- the prmA gene encoding 50S ribosomal protein L11 methyltransferase, with the protein MSQTYLSLTVELPEEESEAAQDLLHEGNALGLEVRDREQPTMPGVRAPAPGEALIVAYFEDRETAEDAQASIAESFPHARHSLEEQPQQDWSEQWKSLIKSVQVGRLWVGPPWEADKAPQDKVRIVIEPKMAFGTGDHPTTSLCLAAVDTFMATHPGATVLDVGTGTGVLAIAAKKLGASTTVGTDNDPTSVELAQENCVDNGTPDIDVSGRELTQVSGTFDLVLANILANTLIELAPLIVAKAHGRLILAGVLAHQRQDVEDAYRKLGCTVLEGAQQGEWVRIDLDKR; encoded by the coding sequence ATGTCCCAGACCTATCTGTCACTCACCGTGGAGTTGCCCGAGGAAGAGTCCGAGGCCGCACAGGACCTCCTCCACGAGGGCAACGCCCTGGGCCTGGAAGTCCGCGACCGCGAGCAGCCGACCATGCCGGGCGTGCGCGCCCCCGCCCCGGGCGAGGCCCTCATCGTCGCCTACTTCGAGGATCGCGAGACCGCCGAGGACGCCCAGGCCAGCATCGCCGAGTCCTTCCCCCACGCCCGCCACAGCCTGGAGGAGCAGCCCCAGCAGGACTGGAGCGAGCAGTGGAAGTCGCTCATCAAGTCCGTGCAGGTGGGCCGCCTCTGGGTGGGCCCGCCCTGGGAGGCGGACAAGGCGCCCCAGGACAAGGTGCGCATCGTCATCGAGCCGAAGATGGCCTTCGGCACCGGCGACCACCCCACCACCTCGCTGTGCCTCGCGGCCGTGGACACGTTCATGGCCACCCACCCGGGCGCCACGGTGCTCGACGTGGGCACCGGCACGGGCGTGCTCGCCATCGCCGCCAAGAAGCTGGGCGCGAGCACCACGGTGGGCACCGACAACGACCCCACCTCCGTGGAGCTGGCCCAGGAGAACTGCGTCGACAACGGCACCCCGGACATCGACGTGTCCGGCCGCGAGCTGACCCAGGTCTCCGGCACCTTCGACCTGGTGCTCGCCAACATCCTGGCCAACACGCTCATCGAGCTGGCGCCCCTCATCGTCGCCAAGGCCCACGGGCGGCTCATCCTGGCCGGAGTGCTGGCCCACCAGCGCCAGGACGTGGAGGACGCCTACCGCAAGCTGGGCTGCACCGTGCTCGAGGGCGCGCAGCAGGGCGAGTGGGTGCGCATCGACTTGGACAAGCGCTGA
- a CDS encoding ABC transporter substrate-binding protein, whose protein sequence is MRLPLPLLLAALALPMLACEKKTASAAPAPDGAQAAAPQADSASDTILIGEVGSLTGSEATFGISARNGIELALNEANAAGGVKGKKVAVRVYDSQGRPEEGAQAVTRLIAQDHVLAVLGEAASSVSMAMAEKAQAAKVPMITPTSTSPEVTKKGDFIFRVCFIDPFQGLVMAKFARENLKLDKVAVLTDNKSAFSVGLADVFNQKFKDFGGEVTGNKSYSKGDTDFRAQLTALKKVKPQAVFVPGYYTDVGIIARQAREIGLTVPLLGGDGWDSDKLFELGGSALEGSYFSNHYSPDNPDPRIQDFLKKYKQAYGSVPDSVAVLAYDAARLLVDGMRRAPDLSGPAIRDAIAATKNFPGVAGTVNLDANRDAVKEAVVLKVANGKAEFVTTVAP, encoded by the coding sequence ATGCGTCTTCCCCTGCCGCTGCTGCTCGCCGCATTGGCCCTGCCAATGCTGGCCTGTGAGAAGAAAACCGCGTCCGCCGCGCCCGCCCCCGATGGCGCTCAGGCCGCCGCGCCCCAGGCCGATTCCGCCTCGGACACGATTCTCATCGGCGAGGTGGGCAGCCTGACCGGCAGCGAGGCCACGTTCGGCATCTCGGCGCGCAACGGCATCGAGCTGGCGCTGAACGAGGCGAACGCCGCGGGCGGAGTGAAGGGCAAGAAGGTCGCGGTGCGCGTCTATGACAGCCAGGGTCGCCCGGAAGAAGGCGCGCAGGCGGTGACGCGGCTCATCGCGCAGGACCACGTGTTGGCCGTGCTGGGCGAGGCGGCCTCGTCGGTGTCCATGGCCATGGCGGAGAAGGCGCAGGCGGCGAAGGTGCCGATGATTACGCCCACCTCGACGAGCCCCGAGGTGACGAAGAAGGGCGACTTCATCTTCCGCGTCTGCTTCATCGATCCGTTCCAGGGCCTGGTGATGGCGAAGTTCGCGCGTGAGAACCTCAAGCTCGACAAGGTGGCGGTGCTCACGGACAACAAGAGCGCCTTCTCCGTGGGGCTCGCGGATGTCTTCAATCAGAAGTTCAAGGACTTCGGCGGCGAGGTGACGGGGAACAAGAGCTACTCCAAGGGCGACACGGACTTCCGCGCCCAGCTCACCGCGTTGAAGAAGGTGAAGCCGCAGGCCGTGTTCGTGCCGGGCTACTACACGGACGTGGGCATCATCGCGCGGCAGGCCCGCGAGATAGGGCTGACGGTGCCGCTGCTCGGCGGAGATGGCTGGGACTCGGACAAGCTGTTCGAGCTGGGCGGGTCGGCGTTGGAGGGCAGCTACTTCTCCAATCACTACTCACCGGATAATCCGGATCCGCGCATCCAGGACTTCCTCAAGAAGTACAAGCAGGCCTACGGCTCGGTGCCGGACAGCGTGGCGGTGCTCGCGTATGACGCCGCGCGGTTGCTGGTGGATGGCATGCGGCGCGCGCCCGACCTGAGCGGCCCGGCCATCCGCGACGCCATCGCCGCGACGAAGAACTTCCCGGGCGTGGCGGGCACCGTGAACCTGGACGCGAACCGAGACGCCGTGAAGGAGGCCGTGGTGCTCAAGGTGGCCAACGGCAAGGCGGAGTTCGTCACCACCGTGGCGCCCTGA
- a CDS encoding AraC family transcriptional regulator — protein MATPPSSQPPQPSTEVRSQLVGPLLAHLRAAGHEPGALVREFGLPLDAQALPEVRLPLPTLRALLEAAERLSGDAFLGLHVAQGLPRGTYGLVEYIARACSTLRDTFRALARYMALLDPAWASAFRDLGPEGGTFTYGIPGEPLAYGRHASEFGLALFVHTGRQLTEQPWRPRAVAFAHPAPVDLTPLVEHFGVTPTFGAGHNALTLDAATLDLRVTGGDPALLSVLERAATVPPPPPAPEPSRGDFAVRVREAIRATLQDGAPQMAEVARGLHVSARTLQRRLAEQDTTFQDEVDAVRNTLARQYLADPHLGVSEVAFLLGFAELSTFDRAFKRWTGKTPRAWRDGAGSDVAP, from the coding sequence GTGGCGACGCCCCCCTCCTCCCAGCCTCCGCAGCCCTCGACCGAGGTGCGCTCCCAGCTCGTGGGACCGCTGCTCGCGCACCTGCGCGCGGCCGGACATGAGCCGGGAGCGCTGGTGCGTGAGTTCGGCCTGCCGCTCGACGCCCAGGCCCTGCCCGAAGTCCGCCTGCCCCTGCCCACCCTGCGCGCCCTGCTGGAGGCCGCCGAGCGCCTCAGCGGTGATGCCTTCCTCGGGCTGCACGTGGCGCAGGGGCTACCCCGAGGCACCTACGGCCTCGTCGAGTACATCGCCCGGGCCTGCTCCACGCTGCGCGACACGTTCCGCGCGCTGGCTCGCTACATGGCGCTGCTCGACCCGGCGTGGGCCTCGGCCTTCCGCGACCTGGGGCCCGAGGGCGGCACGTTCACCTATGGCATCCCCGGCGAGCCGCTCGCCTACGGGCGCCACGCCAGCGAGTTCGGGCTCGCGCTCTTCGTGCACACCGGACGTCAGCTCACCGAGCAGCCCTGGCGGCCCCGCGCTGTCGCCTTCGCGCATCCCGCGCCGGTGGACCTCACGCCGCTCGTGGAGCACTTCGGCGTGACGCCGACCTTCGGCGCCGGCCACAACGCGCTCACCCTGGACGCCGCCACGCTGGACCTGCGCGTGACCGGAGGAGATCCAGCCCTGCTCTCGGTCCTGGAGCGCGCGGCCACCGTCCCCCCGCCACCGCCCGCCCCCGAGCCCTCGCGCGGCGACTTCGCGGTCCGCGTGCGCGAGGCCATCCGGGCCACCCTCCAGGACGGCGCGCCCCAGATGGCCGAGGTGGCGCGGGGCCTCCACGTGAGCGCGCGCACGCTGCAGCGACGGCTGGCGGAGCAGGACACCACGTTCCAGGACGAGGTCGACGCGGTGCGCAACACGCTCGCGCGCCAGTACCTGGCGGATCCGCACCTGGGGGTGAGCGAGGTGGCGTTCCTCTTGGGGTTCGCGGAGCTGAGCACGTTCGACCGCGCGTTCAAGCGGTGGACGGGCAAGACGCCGAGGGCGTGGCGGGACGGGGCGGGCTCGGACGTGGCCCCCTGA
- a CDS encoding SUF system Fe-S cluster assembly regulator — MLRMSKMTDYGIVLMTELARADGETRTTRELAARTRVPLPSASKVLKGLLAAGLVVSHRGASGGYGLSRPAPDISLAELVASLEGPVSLTECGQHTSGGAPCELESVCQVRSHWRLINQAIQEALGRLTLADLCAPAPRMPERLVQLGRGSNAVAPASAAVSVSVPGVRS; from the coding sequence ATGCTCCGGATGAGCAAGATGACCGACTACGGCATCGTGCTGATGACCGAGTTGGCTCGCGCAGACGGGGAGACCCGGACGACGCGCGAGCTGGCGGCGCGGACTCGCGTGCCGCTGCCCTCGGCCAGCAAGGTGCTCAAGGGCCTGCTGGCGGCGGGACTGGTGGTTTCGCACCGTGGGGCGAGCGGAGGCTACGGCCTGTCCCGGCCGGCCCCGGACATCTCCCTGGCGGAGCTGGTGGCTTCGCTGGAAGGGCCCGTGTCCCTCACGGAATGTGGCCAGCACACGTCGGGCGGCGCCCCGTGTGAGCTGGAATCCGTGTGCCAGGTGCGCAGCCACTGGCGGCTGATCAACCAGGCCATTCAAGAGGCGTTGGGGCGCTTGACGCTGGCGGACCTGTGCGCGCCCGCGCCGCGGATGCCCGAGCGGCTGGTGCAGCTGGGCCGTGGCTCGAACGCGGTGGCTCCGGCCTCCGCCGCTGTTTCTGTTTCCGTTCCAGGAGTTCGTTCATGA
- a CDS encoding plectin 1 isoform 8 — MPSSPSDEVDPFADLRDMLDDGNAAVASPPPATPRPPSVPRPVSAPSPAASAPPPLPPRRPAASAPAVPASPAPAAPSVAAPAAVVRRPLGNDPFGEPPEPRLPMGASPEDKLEFFRAVVKQKTETLARARTLYAEREGELAGVKVSLEKARKESIEARTLLAGVKDSPVKLTQATEVAAREEKRAAAAEARAAELEAKRDQAEAELAAVEADRKDLSRALAEVEAELARLGADLQSERESRGALAEELVGAKEALGLAQDRVAELAAEKSEAKGALEAVQEQYQANLADVERLTAELDTSVQERDAATLRSAQLEAALSEAQGALGTLESESDWSKSSLEEAQSRAVTLESERDDARRQLAVVEEGLRGLQGQVSELERALALKDADAVGLRAALTARTTEAAELPALRKALENRTAELTQAQARVTALDAELARAREEAQAQAGRAEELTAEIAALKEHLEAAEVEQVSLRDRMESDAAALGEAVHEAEAKVAELSAGVEAARAERDALKKDLAVVEMKVATTQAERVGLSARVTMLETASGQREAELARLQGVVSQAQGDLALEQARREAAEAAHEDERLRAAETEARVDALAQGEDGAREQLAAITEQLAAARAEADKVDRLQQRVKMLEGALETSESKRRASEAQAAQSARAKDAEAKLAQTEAALKAEQAARAKDVDATRATLEAKLAQAEAALKAEQAARAKDVDATRATLEAKLAQAEAALKAEQAARAKDVDATRATLEAKLAQAEAALKAEQAARQAVEAKPAAAGSAAPSGWEAERDQLKADVASMKRKLMAAETALETAASLKAKVARLEAQLKGGK, encoded by the coding sequence ATGCCGTCGTCACCCTCGGACGAGGTGGATCCGTTCGCGGACCTGCGGGACATGCTGGACGATGGCAACGCCGCCGTTGCCTCCCCCCCTCCGGCAACCCCCAGGCCTCCTTCGGTTCCCAGGCCCGTCTCCGCACCTTCGCCCGCGGCTTCCGCTCCGCCGCCCCTGCCGCCGCGTCGCCCGGCCGCTTCGGCTCCTGCCGTCCCGGCGAGCCCGGCCCCGGCTGCCCCGAGCGTGGCCGCCCCCGCCGCGGTGGTGCGTCGACCCCTGGGCAATGACCCCTTCGGCGAGCCCCCCGAGCCGCGCCTGCCCATGGGCGCCTCGCCGGAGGACAAGCTGGAGTTCTTCCGCGCCGTCGTGAAGCAGAAGACGGAGACGCTGGCCCGGGCCCGCACGCTGTACGCGGAGCGCGAGGGCGAGCTGGCCGGCGTGAAGGTGTCCCTGGAGAAGGCGCGCAAGGAGTCCATCGAGGCGCGCACCCTCCTGGCCGGCGTGAAGGACTCGCCGGTGAAGCTGACGCAGGCCACGGAGGTGGCGGCGCGCGAGGAGAAGCGCGCCGCGGCGGCCGAGGCGCGGGCCGCCGAGCTGGAAGCGAAGCGCGACCAGGCCGAAGCGGAGCTGGCCGCGGTGGAGGCGGACCGCAAGGACCTCTCGCGGGCCCTGGCGGAAGTCGAAGCCGAGCTGGCGCGGCTGGGCGCGGATCTCCAGTCCGAGCGAGAGTCCCGTGGGGCGCTCGCCGAGGAGCTGGTTGGAGCCAAGGAGGCCCTCGGGTTGGCGCAGGACCGGGTCGCCGAACTGGCCGCGGAGAAGTCCGAGGCGAAGGGCGCCCTGGAGGCCGTCCAGGAGCAGTACCAGGCCAACCTGGCGGACGTGGAGCGGCTGACGGCGGAGCTGGACACGAGCGTCCAGGAGCGCGACGCCGCGACCCTGCGAAGCGCCCAATTGGAAGCCGCGCTCTCCGAGGCGCAAGGCGCACTGGGAACACTGGAGAGCGAGAGCGACTGGTCCAAGAGCTCGCTCGAGGAAGCCCAGTCGCGCGCGGTGACGCTGGAGTCCGAGCGCGACGACGCGCGCCGCCAACTCGCGGTGGTGGAGGAGGGGCTCCGAGGACTCCAGGGGCAGGTCTCCGAGCTGGAGCGCGCGCTCGCGCTGAAGGACGCGGATGCCGTGGGGCTGCGGGCCGCGCTCACCGCGCGCACGACCGAGGCGGCGGAGCTGCCCGCGCTGCGCAAGGCCCTGGAGAACCGGACCGCGGAGCTGACCCAGGCGCAAGCGCGGGTGACGGCGCTCGACGCGGAGCTGGCCCGAGCCCGCGAAGAGGCCCAGGCCCAGGCCGGGCGCGCCGAAGAGCTGACGGCTGAGATTGCGGCGCTGAAGGAGCACCTGGAGGCCGCCGAGGTGGAGCAGGTCTCGCTGCGCGACCGGATGGAGTCCGACGCAGCCGCCCTGGGCGAAGCGGTGCACGAGGCGGAGGCGAAGGTCGCGGAGCTGTCCGCCGGAGTCGAGGCCGCGCGCGCCGAGCGGGATGCGCTGAAGAAGGACCTCGCGGTGGTGGAGATGAAGGTCGCCACCACGCAAGCGGAGCGCGTGGGGCTGTCGGCCCGCGTGACGATGTTGGAGACCGCCTCGGGGCAGCGCGAGGCGGAGCTGGCCCGACTGCAGGGCGTCGTCTCGCAGGCGCAGGGAGACCTCGCGCTGGAGCAGGCTCGCCGCGAAGCCGCCGAGGCCGCGCACGAGGACGAGCGGCTCCGAGCCGCGGAGACCGAAGCCCGCGTGGACGCTCTCGCGCAGGGCGAGGACGGCGCACGAGAGCAACTCGCGGCCATCACCGAGCAGCTCGCCGCCGCGCGCGCGGAGGCCGACAAGGTGGATCGCCTCCAGCAGCGCGTGAAGATGTTGGAAGGAGCGCTGGAGACCTCCGAGTCCAAGCGCCGAGCCTCGGAGGCGCAGGCTGCTCAATCCGCGCGCGCCAAGGATGCCGAGGCAAAGCTCGCGCAGACCGAAGCGGCGCTGAAGGCCGAGCAGGCCGCGCGAGCGAAGGACGTTGATGCGACGCGAGCGACGCTGGAAGCGAAGCTGGCGCAGGCGGAAGCCGCGCTGAAGGCCGAGCAGGCGGCGCGAGCGAAGGACGTTGATGCGACGCGAGCGACGCTGGAAGCGAAGCTGGCGCAGGCGGAAGCCGCGCTGAAGGCCGAGCAGGCGGCGCGAGCGAAGGACGTTGATGCGACGCGAGCGACGCTGGAAGCGAAGCTGGCGCAGGCGGAAGCCGCGCTGAAGGCCGAGCAGGCGGCGCGACAGGCGGTCGAGGCGAAGCCGGCCGCGGCGGGTTCGGCCGCTCCTTCGGGCTGGGAGGCGGAGCGGGACCAGCTCAAGGCGGACGTCGCCTCCATGAAGCGCAAGCTCATGGCCGCCGAGACGGCACTGGAGACAGCGGCCAGCCTGAAGGCGAAGGTGGCGCGCCTGGAGGCGCAATTGAAGGGCGGGAAGTAG